From one Peredibacter starrii genomic stretch:
- a CDS encoding sterol desaturase family protein, whose translation MIQLPVYSFQVTFLLLSAVMLTRYFLLAGMFRIVCERSRKEPIDKGTISSRQIKRDIYWSVQSSLIFALAGTVLIKLWQAGETQIYYDFQQYGLWYLVFSLGIYLFIHDTYFYWTHRLLHVYQFKKCHFVHHESRIPTAWTSFSFHPIEAVIQALILPVLVILIPIHWTVLVSFLVIMSLCGLLNHLGFDFYPTFLEKKFSLISATHHQRHHKQVTVNYGLYFTFWDKLMKTEAGETHG comes from the coding sequence ATGATACAACTCCCAGTTTACTCCTTTCAGGTAACGTTTCTCCTTTTGAGTGCAGTGATGCTCACTCGCTACTTTCTTTTGGCGGGGATGTTTCGAATTGTCTGCGAGAGGTCGCGCAAAGAACCCATTGATAAAGGCACAATTTCTTCTCGTCAGATTAAAAGAGACATCTATTGGTCAGTTCAAAGTTCACTGATTTTTGCTTTGGCCGGAACTGTCCTGATTAAACTCTGGCAAGCTGGGGAAACTCAGATCTATTACGACTTCCAACAATATGGTCTTTGGTATCTGGTCTTTTCATTGGGAATTTATTTATTCATTCACGACACGTATTTTTATTGGACTCATCGATTACTCCACGTCTATCAGTTTAAGAAATGTCATTTCGTTCATCATGAGTCACGAATCCCGACTGCCTGGACTTCATTTTCGTTTCATCCAATTGAGGCCGTGATTCAGGCCCTGATCTTACCAGTTTTAGTCATACTCATTCCTATTCATTGGACGGTCTTAGTGTCTTTTTTAGTCATTATGAGTTTATGTGGTTTATTGAATCATCTTGGATTTGATTTTTATCCAACTTTTTTAGAGAAGAAGTTCTCCTTAATATCGGCCACCCATCACCAACGCCATCATAAGCAAGTAACAGTCAATTACGGACTGTATTTCACTTTTTGGGACAAACTGATGAAGACTGAAGCAGGAGAGACTCATGGATAG
- a CDS encoding TlyA family RNA methyltransferase, giving the protein MKERADKVLADKGLASTRSQAKSLIENGDVTVNGVVIKKAGEMIDPESKIEITTSLYVGRGAFKLEKALEEFKIEIKDKVFLDLGASTGGFTEVLLLNGAKKVYAIDVGHDQLAPKLREDSRVVNMEGTNIRELTSLPEMAEGAVMDLSFISITKVLDAVKTLLNPGSPLIVLVKPQFEAGKERMPKDNVIKDPKLQQQVLKEVLDFATANGWQHLKTIDSPIEGKSGNKEFLSWLVRV; this is encoded by the coding sequence GTGAAAGAACGGGCCGATAAAGTTTTAGCTGATAAAGGTCTCGCAAGCACACGCTCTCAGGCCAAAAGCCTTATTGAAAATGGCGACGTGACTGTTAACGGCGTTGTCATTAAGAAGGCCGGTGAGATGATCGATCCGGAATCTAAGATTGAAATCACAACCTCTCTCTATGTGGGACGTGGTGCCTTTAAACTAGAGAAGGCGTTAGAAGAATTTAAAATCGAAATCAAAGATAAGGTCTTTCTTGATCTTGGTGCCAGCACGGGTGGCTTCACGGAAGTTTTGCTCTTAAATGGTGCTAAAAAGGTCTACGCCATCGACGTGGGTCATGATCAACTTGCTCCCAAGCTTCGTGAAGATTCACGTGTCGTGAATATGGAAGGCACAAATATCCGCGAGCTGACTTCGCTTCCAGAAATGGCGGAAGGGGCAGTGATGGACCTATCGTTTATCTCTATCACGAAAGTACTTGATGCCGTTAAGACGTTACTTAATCCTGGCAGTCCTCTGATCGTGCTTGTGAAACCTCAATTTGAAGCAGGTAAAGAGCGCATGCCAAAGGACAACGTGATTAAGGACCCTAAGCTTCAGCAGCAGGTTTTAAAAGAGGTTTTAGACTTCGCCACCGCTAATGGATGGCAACATCTAAAGACCATCGATTCCCCAATTGAGGGCAAGTCGGGGAACAAAGAATTTCTTAGCTGGCTTGTTCGCGTTTAA
- the crtY gene encoding lycopene beta-cyclase CrtY produces MDRPIVILGGGLWGGLLGYRLSLVHPDKKFLVLEADSRFGGNHTWSFHSSDVDISQLKWLAPIIRQSWTGYTVHFPDHSRHIKGSYHSICSDKFHEVLNERLKQNTNFNKYYSLEEAKKLGSFVIDARGKFEEGRAGYQKFLGLEVELEESHNLIFPILMDAKVSQSDGYRFLYYLPFSSNTVLVEDTRYSSRPDLNEAELENEIFYEIRRRGWKIKSVIRKEKGVLPIPLSKLNHQEKEGVVDLGGILHDTTGYSLPDAIRLVDLLMKTDLSLNAVKSCVKKYREDREKDRSFFRILNLLMFEAAKDNERYRVFQHFYLLPEPTIARFYQGKLTRLDRAKIFIGKPPVPVLSAIKCFLPQNKRVNA; encoded by the coding sequence ATGGATAGGCCAATTGTTATTCTTGGTGGCGGTCTGTGGGGAGGGCTTCTTGGCTATAGGTTGAGTCTTGTACATCCGGATAAAAAGTTTTTAGTACTCGAAGCAGATTCTCGCTTTGGTGGAAATCATACGTGGTCCTTTCATAGTTCCGATGTGGATATAAGTCAGCTTAAGTGGCTTGCTCCTATCATAAGACAGAGCTGGACAGGCTACACAGTTCATTTTCCTGATCATTCGCGCCACATTAAAGGTTCGTATCATTCCATTTGTTCGGATAAGTTTCATGAAGTCCTGAATGAACGTCTTAAACAAAATACCAACTTCAATAAGTACTATTCGCTTGAAGAAGCAAAAAAGCTTGGTTCCTTTGTGATCGATGCCCGAGGGAAGTTTGAAGAGGGTAGGGCCGGTTATCAGAAATTTTTGGGCCTTGAGGTAGAATTAGAAGAATCACATAATCTTATTTTCCCTATTCTGATGGACGCAAAGGTCTCTCAAAGTGATGGATATCGATTCCTGTATTACCTTCCTTTTTCTTCTAATACTGTTTTAGTTGAAGACACTCGATACTCAAGTCGTCCGGATTTGAACGAGGCCGAACTGGAAAATGAAATCTTTTACGAGATCAGACGCAGAGGATGGAAAATAAAATCTGTCATCCGAAAGGAGAAAGGCGTCCTTCCTATTCCTCTTTCAAAGTTAAATCATCAAGAGAAGGAAGGTGTCGTAGATTTGGGAGGTATCCTTCACGATACAACCGGATACTCTTTACCAGACGCCATTCGCTTGGTTGATCTTTTGATGAAGACTGATCTGTCTCTCAATGCAGTCAAAAGCTGTGTGAAAAAATACCGAGAGGATCGCGAGAAAGATCGCAGCTTCTTCCGCATTTTAAATCTCTTGATGTTCGAAGCGGCCAAGGACAATGAACGTTATCGCGTGTTTCAACATTTTTATCTTTTACCTGAGCCGACCATCGCTCGTTTCTATCAAGGCAAGTTGACTCGACTTGATCGAGCTAAAATTTTCATAGGTAAGCCGCCGGTGCCTGTACTATCTGCCATCAAGTGTTTTCTCCCTCAAAACAAGAGGGTCAACGCATGA
- a CDS encoding lycopene cyclase family protein, with product MESKPVIILGGGLWGSLLAYRLKTTLPHIPFKLYERTSSLGGQETYSFYGSDINQSAMLWLRPFISKSWEAHKVRFPKFEKKMDNSFHLINPDQIHSIVSSTLPPDVLCLNNEMSARFALDEGSFVIDTRNICGYKKCGYQKFLTLELELEEPHDINEPILMDSTISQRDKFRCLHYIPLSENKVLIKDLRYSANKELNLPEMKHDLMKVIEFYDWKIKRVIREETGCCAMPISSPSFRQEGRVINLAGIFHDTTGCSIPTATRLIDKMVATSFRLGELKQVVSDFRNDLEGDRKFFRFINKSFIDSAADQNFFYQDIYQLPRPLIERFLRGRLSFIDRSRILFGRMTYVRNFSSLN from the coding sequence ATGGAAAGTAAACCTGTCATTATCTTAGGTGGTGGCCTATGGGGAAGTTTACTGGCCTATCGGCTGAAAACAACACTTCCTCACATCCCTTTTAAACTTTATGAGAGAACCTCCTCGTTAGGTGGGCAAGAAACGTATTCCTTCTATGGAAGCGACATCAATCAATCAGCGATGCTGTGGCTCCGACCATTTATTTCAAAAAGCTGGGAGGCGCATAAGGTTCGCTTTCCAAAATTCGAAAAGAAAATGGATAACAGCTTTCACTTGATCAACCCAGATCAGATCCACTCAATTGTGAGTTCTACTCTTCCTCCTGATGTTCTTTGCTTAAATAACGAAATGAGTGCAAGGTTTGCCCTGGATGAAGGAAGTTTTGTCATCGATACCAGAAACATATGTGGCTATAAAAAATGTGGTTATCAAAAGTTTCTAACTCTTGAACTTGAACTCGAAGAGCCTCATGACATCAATGAACCAATCCTGATGGATTCAACCATCTCGCAACGAGATAAATTTCGATGTCTTCATTATATTCCTCTTTCAGAGAACAAGGTTCTCATCAAAGATCTTCGTTATTCGGCCAATAAAGAGCTTAATCTTCCGGAGATGAAGCATGACCTTATGAAGGTGATCGAATTTTATGACTGGAAGATCAAACGTGTGATTCGGGAGGAAACTGGATGTTGTGCCATGCCTATTTCTTCTCCGTCGTTTCGTCAGGAGGGGAGAGTCATCAATCTTGCTGGTATCTTCCACGATACGACAGGTTGCTCAATCCCAACTGCCACTCGTCTAATCGATAAAATGGTGGCCACTAGTTTTAGATTGGGAGAATTGAAGCAAGTTGTTAGTGACTTCAGGAATGATCTGGAAGGAGATCGCAAATTTTTTAGATTCATTAATAAGTCCTTTATCGACTCTGCCGCAGACCAAAACTTCTTCTACCAGGACATCTACCAATTGCCTCGTCCCTTGATTGAGAGATTTTTGAGGGGTAGGCTCTCGTTCATAGACAGATCGCGCATCCTCTTTGGAAGGATGACATATGTCCGCAATTTCTCGTCCTTAAACTGA
- a CDS encoding adenine phosphoribosyltransferase: MHPFESHIRNVPDFPKAGIMFKDITPLLQERFPEVIEAMSQGIDWSKVDYVVGIESRGFILGAAMAQLKGKGFIPMRKKGKLPPPVIAETYALEYGTDTLEMIKEEKPGRVVLVDDVLATGGTLKAAAALCEKNKLHVEGMALLINLTFLNKFKEEGKPVHSVLNY; the protein is encoded by the coding sequence ATGCATCCTTTTGAATCTCACATTCGTAATGTCCCTGATTTCCCAAAAGCGGGAATCATGTTCAAAGACATCACTCCACTCCTTCAGGAACGTTTCCCAGAAGTAATTGAAGCTATGTCCCAAGGAATCGACTGGTCAAAAGTGGACTATGTAGTTGGAATTGAGTCTCGTGGCTTCATCCTTGGTGCTGCCATGGCGCAACTTAAAGGCAAAGGTTTCATACCGATGCGTAAGAAAGGCAAGCTTCCTCCGCCGGTGATCGCTGAAACTTACGCCCTTGAATACGGCACAGATACTCTAGAAATGATCAAAGAAGAGAAACCAGGACGTGTGGTTCTGGTAGACGACGTTCTTGCCACTGGTGGAACACTTAAAGCGGCGGCCGCTCTTTGTGAAAAGAACAAACTTCACGTTGAGGGTATGGCCCTTCTCATTAACCTGACTTTTTTGAATAAGTTTAAAGAAGAGGGCAAGCCAGTTCATTCTGTCCTTAATTACTAA
- a CDS encoding polyprenyl synthetase family protein — translation MNDISKIFPETGAWEKLLALNNPCDLNTVLGKSLIDPVNDFFQKPGKNIRPRLVELGYRLAFDSDPVEIPEEDIQKLKLAGHIVELIHGGSLIVDDIQDGSHVRRNAPTFHLQHGLPVALNAGNWLYFWALGQIKELKLSNDSTQKLLDIILGLMIRAHFGQAVDLGTRIDEISQSDVEKTCYASMELKTGTLLCLALQLGAAVSNREPAMDLNALGNKLGFMLQLFDDFGNFAEEKKSSPSKRYEDLYNRRPTWAWAQASKLDSDTYSDFLSAIRQLPNEDQLEQWILQHEFINLMWLEARGSLTRARDEWRNQLHLSHPFALETLLDLCSLLEKSYVKKT, via the coding sequence ATGAATGACATTAGTAAGATCTTTCCTGAAACAGGGGCCTGGGAGAAACTTCTCGCCCTTAATAATCCATGCGACCTGAATACAGTTCTGGGGAAGTCCCTTATTGATCCAGTTAATGATTTTTTCCAAAAACCCGGAAAGAACATACGTCCTCGCCTGGTTGAACTGGGTTATCGTCTGGCCTTTGATTCTGATCCAGTAGAGATACCAGAAGAGGACATTCAGAAACTTAAGCTGGCGGGACACATTGTTGAACTCATTCATGGTGGATCTTTGATCGTGGATGATATTCAGGATGGAAGTCACGTTAGAAGAAATGCACCGACCTTCCATTTGCAACATGGGCTTCCTGTTGCTCTTAATGCCGGCAACTGGCTTTATTTCTGGGCCTTAGGTCAGATCAAAGAATTAAAGCTATCAAATGATTCCACTCAAAAACTTTTAGACATCATTCTCGGTCTCATGATCCGTGCCCACTTTGGTCAAGCAGTGGATCTGGGAACGAGGATTGATGAGATTTCTCAGAGTGATGTGGAGAAGACTTGTTACGCTTCAATGGAGTTAAAAACTGGAACACTCCTTTGTCTTGCTTTGCAGTTAGGTGCGGCGGTATCTAATCGTGAACCTGCGATGGATTTGAATGCTCTAGGGAACAAGCTTGGATTCATGCTTCAGTTATTTGATGATTTTGGAAACTTTGCTGAAGAAAAAAAGTCTTCTCCATCAAAGCGTTATGAGGATCTCTATAACCGAAGACCAACCTGGGCGTGGGCGCAGGCCTCTAAGCTTGATTCGGATACCTATTCAGATTTTCTCTCGGCCATTCGTCAACTACCTAATGAAGACCAACTCGAGCAATGGATTCTTCAGCATGAATTTATCAACCTAATGTGGCTTGAGGCCCGAGGCTCTTTAACTAGGGCCCGAGATGAGTGGAGAAATCAGCTTCACCTGTCTCATCCTTTTGCCCTTGAAACACTTTTAGATCTTTGTAGTCTTTTGGAGAAATCATATGTCAAAAAAACTTAA
- a CDS encoding DUF2141 domain-containing protein has protein sequence MNIKIKDLRSDKGTIEYLVFDNKEGYPDQPKKSIRQGSITPNEAKAGFKLEDLPSGNLALTFIHDENSNKKLDKKGIGLPDEGVGFSNNPRIFFGVPSFGRVKFKLSGAEEIIIRMKYF, from the coding sequence TTGAATATAAAAATTAAAGACCTTCGTTCTGATAAAGGAACGATTGAGTATCTCGTATTTGATAATAAAGAAGGTTATCCTGACCAACCTAAAAAAAGCATTCGCCAGGGTTCTATTACGCCTAACGAAGCGAAAGCAGGGTTTAAATTAGAAGATCTTCCCTCTGGCAATCTTGCTCTGACTTTTATTCATGACGAAAATTCCAATAAAAAGTTAGACAAGAAAGGAATTGGATTACCAGATGAAGGGGTGGGTTTTTCCAATAATCCACGAATCTTCTTTGGGGTTCCATCTTTCGGTCGGGTGAAATTTAAACTCAGTGGCGCTGAGGAAATCATTATAAGGATGAAATACTTCTAA
- the dapF gene encoding diaminopimelate epimerase — protein MKNSLKFTKFSGNGNDFIILDHPTVEMTPAFVKKMCDRHFGVGADGILTLTEFAGTDGEMRIFNADGGEAEMCGNGLRCLATYIDQKLNHAKNAYRIKTMNATYEVIRQENAFAIEMSEIKDKNLYDLSHFHEFDRSFFINTGVPHLVFLVKDAKAIDIKPTAARYRYHSTFPNGTNVSFVEIQKDYQTAYVRTYERGVEDETHSCGTGLTATALALNYWNGWKEMITLKTLGGTQRVLVGDKVFYSGEVKHCFSGEYSL, from the coding sequence ATGAAAAACTCTCTCAAATTTACCAAGTTTTCAGGCAACGGGAACGACTTCATCATCCTCGATCACCCAACTGTGGAAATGACCCCTGCCTTTGTTAAAAAAATGTGCGACCGACACTTTGGTGTGGGCGCCGATGGGATTCTTACTCTGACTGAATTCGCCGGCACCGACGGTGAAATGCGCATCTTCAATGCGGACGGCGGTGAAGCCGAAATGTGTGGAAACGGACTAAGATGTCTTGCCACCTACATTGATCAAAAACTAAATCACGCAAAGAACGCATATCGTATCAAAACGATGAATGCGACTTACGAAGTCATTCGTCAGGAAAATGCTTTCGCCATTGAGATGTCTGAGATCAAAGACAAGAATCTTTATGATCTTTCACACTTTCATGAATTTGATCGCAGTTTCTTTATCAACACTGGTGTTCCTCACCTGGTGTTCCTGGTAAAAGACGCTAAGGCCATCGATATCAAACCGACGGCCGCTCGTTACCGCTACCATTCAACATTTCCAAATGGCACCAATGTGAGTTTTGTGGAAATCCAAAAAGATTACCAAACAGCATATGTGCGGACTTATGAGCGTGGAGTAGAAGATGAAACTCACTCTTGTGGAACTGGTCTAACTGCAACCGCTCTTGCTCTTAATTACTGGAATGGCTGGAAGGAAATGATCACGCTTAAAACCCTGGGTGGAACTCAAAGAGTTCTAGTGGGTGACAAAGTTTTCTATTCAGGTGAAGTGAAGCACTGTTTTTCTGGAGAGTACTCTCTGTGA